One genomic window of Candidatus Omnitrophota bacterium includes the following:
- a CDS encoding tetratricopeptide repeat protein — protein MKKYSSRNHFLYFQTVMFILAILAFLTASTFAQNNLRPRSVETIETEIGMDQIVDDAFGEDAENEGISLSVEERQMVKINKSLKNLIDENQELMKNSEQLQKEIEQLRGEKAIQDSRLNALARERGDLLKNSKEINSIKQTYEKQIADLTASIERTKGLTPEEIRMLTELESIIEKDAPVVSEKQQVQIASESRPMASQTQVSVMKGPEEIADELSELIEENQILRKDTIKLHYNLANLFFEQGKYQMASAEYKRVLDLMPQDAATHYNLAFVSEQYLDDYKTALKHYEIYLAMASDAEDINVVKNKILELKLKIQNKINSIIDKEKPY, from the coding sequence ATGAAAAAATATTCTTCAAGAAATCATTTTCTGTATTTTCAGACGGTCATGTTTATTTTGGCAATTTTAGCTTTTCTGACTGCATCAACTTTTGCCCAGAATAATCTAAGGCCTAGATCTGTCGAAACGATTGAAACAGAAATCGGTATGGATCAAATTGTTGATGATGCCTTTGGAGAGGACGCTGAAAACGAAGGGATATCTTTGTCCGTAGAAGAAAGGCAGATGGTAAAGATTAATAAGAGTTTAAAAAATCTCATTGATGAAAATCAAGAGCTTATGAAAAACAGCGAACAGCTTCAAAAAGAAATTGAACAATTGCGAGGTGAGAAGGCTATTCAAGACAGTCGGCTTAATGCGTTGGCGCGCGAAAGAGGTGATCTTCTTAAGAATTCAAAAGAAATTAATAGTATTAAGCAAACATATGAAAAGCAAATTGCAGATTTGACCGCAAGTATTGAAAGGACAAAAGGCTTGACCCCAGAGGAAATTAGAATGCTTACGGAGCTTGAATCTATTATTGAAAAAGATGCTCCGGTTGTTTCTGAAAAGCAGCAAGTACAGATCGCTTCTGAGAGCAGGCCTATGGCATCCCAAACTCAAGTTTCGGTTATGAAGGGACCCGAAGAAATTGCAGATGAATTAAGTGAGCTTATTGAAGAAAATCAAATTTTACGAAAAGATACAATCAAGCTTCATTACAATTTGGCTAATTTATTTTTTGAACAAGGCAAATATCAAATGGCTTCGGCCGAGTATAAAAGGGTTTTGGATTTGATGCCACAAGATGCGGCGACGCACTATAATCTTGCTTTTGTTAGTGAGCAATATCTTGATGATTACAAAACAGCGCTAAAACATTATGAAATTTATTTGGCGATGGCTTCTGATGCTGAAGATATAAATGTTGTAAAAAATAAAATTTTGGAATTAAAACTGAAAATTCAAAATAAAATTAATTCAATTATTGATAAAGAAAAGCCATATTAA
- a CDS encoding secretin N-terminal domain-containing protein: MKTNKKCFKNAQVILYMLLLVSLFAVCPTKAFAVGPLDQPKTIVFEEKQEPLEERINRKITLDVRDMNIIDVIKFLAIKGDFNVVTSKSVEGRVTLYLKSVSIEDALDIILISNALAFKIQNDIVHVMSETEYVATYGRKFNDQSIVKTIHLNYSSPAYALSALESVKSNLGKIVIDNDTGTVVMIDTPEAIARMEKALKEIEKPMETYIYNLQYAKADVLAEKLKARIDGNAVGSVMADERSNQLIVRALPDRREEIMKVIKSLDTKTKEVLIEAQIVQITFNPQYDIGIDWNLDFLDSPDPEIRKLTFDNVYLDKDNLTTSDSLYSKFGQIAIGNIDQDHFTATIRALKQVNDTKILSNPRLLVTNGQEAKIHIGDTIPYIITTSTITGDNESISEDVRFVDVGLKLKVSADINDDGFVTMNLAPEISTVTRYVESRGGGIPQVNKTEVETSVLIKDGTTIIMGGLKKDEKSHSKKGFPVLMDLPFIGKLFSATSDEITKTEIVIFITPRIISGEEHTSDEKGTIKPYKTYGDDDF, from the coding sequence ATGAAAACTAACAAAAAATGTTTTAAGAATGCACAAGTGATTTTGTATATGCTTTTGCTTGTTTCTTTGTTTGCCGTATGTCCAACGAAAGCGTTTGCCGTCGGTCCGTTGGACCAGCCAAAGACTATTGTGTTTGAAGAAAAACAAGAGCCTCTTGAGGAGCGCATTAATCGAAAAATCACTTTAGATGTTCGAGATATGAACATTATTGATGTCATTAAATTTCTGGCGATTAAAGGTGATTTTAATGTTGTCACAAGTAAGAGTGTAGAGGGACGCGTTACGCTGTATCTCAAGAGTGTATCGATTGAAGATGCTCTTGATATTATTTTAATATCTAATGCCCTTGCTTTCAAAATTCAAAATGACATTGTTCATGTTATGTCCGAAACAGAATATGTTGCGACATACGGACGAAAGTTTAATGATCAAAGCATTGTTAAAACAATTCATTTAAATTATTCAAGTCCGGCGTATGCTCTCTCAGCGCTTGAAAGCGTTAAGAGTAATTTGGGTAAAATTGTTATCGACAATGACACCGGGACTGTTGTTATGATCGACACGCCTGAGGCGATTGCCCGAATGGAAAAGGCGCTAAAAGAGATTGAAAAACCGATGGAAACGTATATCTATAATTTGCAATATGCCAAGGCTGATGTTTTAGCTGAGAAATTAAAGGCTCGGATCGATGGTAATGCCGTTGGATCGGTTATGGCTGATGAGAGATCGAATCAACTTATTGTGCGGGCCCTTCCAGACCGGCGAGAAGAAATTATGAAGGTTATCAAGAGTCTTGATACAAAAACCAAAGAGGTTTTGATTGAAGCGCAAATTGTTCAGATTACTTTTAATCCGCAATATGACATTGGGATTGATTGGAATTTGGATTTTCTTGATAGTCCTGACCCTGAAATTCGAAAGCTTACTTTTGACAATGTTTATCTTGATAAGGACAATTTAACGACCTCAGATAGTTTGTATTCAAAATTTGGACAAATCGCAATTGGCAATATTGATCAGGATCATTTTACTGCAACGATTCGTGCCTTGAAACAAGTTAACGATACAAAAATTTTGTCCAATCCGCGATTGCTCGTCACCAATGGCCAAGAGGCCAAGATTCATATTGGAGATACGATCCCTTACATCATTACAACGTCAACAATTACTGGTGACAATGAGAGCATCAGTGAAGATGTGCGCTTTGTTGACGTAGGTCTAAAGTTAAAAGTTTCAGCGGATATCAATGATGATGGATTTGTCACTATGAATTTAGCTCCAGAAATTTCAACGGTTACTCGTTATGTTGAGTCGCGAGGAGGCGGAATTCCTCAGGTTAATAAGACAGAGGTTGAGACATCTGTGCTTATTAAAGATGGGACAACGATTATTATGGGTGGCCTTAAAAAAGACGAGAAGTCACATTCTAAAAAAGGTTTTCCGGTTTTAATGGATCTTCCGTTTATCGGAAAATTGTTTAGTGCAACAAGCGACGAGATTACAAAAACGGAAATTGTTATTTTTATTACGCCACGCATTATATCTGGCGAGGAACATACTTCAGATGAAAAAGGAACAATTAAGCCTTACAAAACGTATGGGGATGATGATTTCTAA
- a CDS encoding AAA family ATPase, whose amino-acid sequence MAYHTLLGFKKEPFSTSPDPQFFYLTKEHDMALTSILIELRLRRGLTVILGDIGTGKTTLSRKLVQELKDRGNMIFHMILNPNFETEEQFLTTLLRNFDVEMTDGSMPDMENILELRDAVEKFLIQKAQEKQTIILIVDEAQKLNLVTLEVLRILLNFETNEYKLIQLVLLGQLELYSKLVSMPNFIDRVSFKYTLNPLDLEETKGLIHYRIQQAGYQGHMQLFNDEAISEIYNYSRGYPRHITMLCHKVLKELILQNREVVDRDIILSVLEKERRVGWGRAESFRRGNPTF is encoded by the coding sequence ATGGCTTACCATACATTACTTGGATTTAAAAAAGAACCATTCTCGACGAGTCCAGACCCGCAGTTTTTTTATCTTACCAAAGAACACGACATGGCATTAACGAGCATCCTGATTGAGCTTCGCTTAAGGCGCGGCCTTACGGTTATCCTTGGTGATATCGGAACAGGAAAAACAACACTCTCGCGAAAGCTCGTTCAAGAGCTAAAAGATCGCGGCAACATGATATTTCATATGATTTTAAATCCAAATTTTGAGACTGAAGAACAATTTCTAACAACGCTTTTGCGCAATTTTGATGTTGAGATGACCGACGGGTCAATGCCAGACATGGAAAACATTTTAGAGTTGCGTGATGCGGTTGAGAAATTTCTAATTCAAAAGGCTCAAGAAAAGCAGACGATTATTTTGATCGTTGATGAAGCGCAAAAACTAAACTTAGTCACGCTTGAGGTTTTGCGTATTTTGTTAAATTTCGAAACAAATGAATATAAATTAATTCAGCTCGTGCTTTTAGGGCAGCTTGAGCTTTATTCCAAGTTAGTTTCAATGCCAAATTTTATTGATCGAGTAAGTTTTAAATACACATTAAATCCTCTTGATCTCGAAGAAACCAAAGGGCTTATTCATTATCGTATACAGCAGGCAGGATATCAGGGGCATATGCAACTTTTTAATGATGAGGCGATTAGCGAAATTTATAATTATTCACGAGGGTATCCAAGACACATCACAATGCTTTGCCATAAAGTTTTAAAAGAATTGATTTTGCAAAACCGCGAAGTGGTGGATAGAGATATTATTTTGAGTGTTTTAGAAAAAGAGCGCCGTGTTGGATGGGGAAGAGCGGAATCGTTTAGGCGAGGAAACCCAACGTTTTAA
- a CDS encoding glycosyltransferase family 2 protein produces MFTGLVSIVIPAYNAQKTLGLTLQAIFNQTYLGPKEIIVVDDGSTDQTADSLKSLKDVIYIHQKNSGPATARNAGFAASKGEFVFFTDSDCVPQSDWIEKLLAGFSDPLIGVVCGSYGIANSKSLLARCIHKEIIFRHCRLMPVFPKSFGSYNFCVRRNIFEAAGGFDAGYRNASGEDNNLCYKILALGSKIYFERKSLVDHFFPTSVKKYLAEQFRHGFWRVKVYFTHPSMVKGDDYTFWKDIIEPPAVLGALFLFVFGFLGLKVGPAIYIIGLGLLVIELFFGILMTQSFKEGVFFGFVLFLRAVSRSLGFAYGILHFSLQKVFKKEQ; encoded by the coding sequence ATGTTTACAGGATTAGTTTCTATTGTTATTCCTGCTTATAATGCGCAGAAAACTTTGGGCCTAACTCTGCAGGCCATTTTTAATCAAACATATCTTGGGCCGAAAGAAATTATTGTAGTGGATGACGGTTCGACAGATCAGACCGCAGATTCTCTAAAATCGCTTAAAGATGTTATTTATATCCATCAAAAGAATTCAGGTCCTGCGACAGCACGAAACGCAGGGTTTGCGGCTTCTAAAGGTGAGTTTGTTTTTTTTACGGATTCGGATTGCGTTCCTCAATCGGATTGGATTGAAAAATTGCTTGCTGGGTTTTCGGATCCATTGATTGGTGTTGTTTGCGGCAGTTATGGAATCGCAAATTCAAAAAGCTTGCTTGCCCGATGTATTCATAAAGAAATTATTTTTAGACATTGCCGTTTGATGCCAGTGTTTCCGAAGTCTTTTGGCAGCTACAACTTTTGCGTTAGAAGAAATATTTTTGAGGCGGCCGGCGGCTTTGATGCAGGCTATCGCAATGCAAGTGGGGAAGACAATAATTTATGTTATAAAATTTTAGCGCTTGGATCAAAGATTTATTTTGAGCGCAAATCATTGGTTGACCATTTTTTCCCAACATCAGTTAAGAAGTACTTGGCAGAGCAATTTCGTCATGGATTTTGGCGCGTTAAAGTTTATTTTACTCATCCGTCAATGGTCAAAGGGGATGATTATACCTTCTGGAAGGATATTATCGAGCCTCCAGCTGTTCTCGGCGCACTCTTTCTTTTTGTCTTTGGATTTCTTGGCCTTAAAGTAGGACCTGCAATCTACATTATTGGCTTAGGACTCTTGGTGATCGAGCTTTTTTTCGGAATTTTGATGACTCAAAGTTTCAAAGAAGGAGTCTTTTTTGGCTTTGTTTTGTTTCTTCGGGCAGTTTCAAGGAGCCTTGGATTTGCCTACGGAATACTGCATTTTTCCCTCCAGAAAGTCTTTAAAAAAGAACAATAA
- a CDS encoding DUF2304 domain-containing protein, protein MALKVLTISLSIAILFVIIDFSRRGKLTFKYAIGWFCLSILGILFTIFDQFLFALSDFCGFALMSNFIFFSLFCFFVFSSLLLSTFLCQQNKRNDIMAQKIALLEKEIKALKGE, encoded by the coding sequence ATGGCGCTTAAAGTATTAACGATTTCTTTATCTATTGCTATTCTTTTTGTTATTATTGATTTCTCTCGACGAGGAAAATTGACATTCAAATATGCCATTGGTTGGTTTTGTTTGAGTATTTTAGGTATCTTATTTACGATATTTGATCAATTTCTTTTTGCATTGTCAGATTTTTGCGGGTTTGCTTTGATGAGCAATTTTATTTTCTTTTCATTATTTTGTTTTTTTGTTTTTTCGAGCCTTTTGTTGTCAACATTTTTGTGTCAACAAAACAAGCGAAACGATATTATGGCGCAAAAAATTGCCTTATTAGAAAAAGAAATTAAAGCGCTTAAAGGGGAATAA
- a CDS encoding glycosyltransferase family 2 protein encodes MSLKVLIIVPAFNESGNISHVVEDIKSSGFPCEILVVDDGSTDDTALVARLAGANVVSLPFNLGIGGAVQTGFLYAARYGFDVAIQFDGDGQHDAQFLNNLIKPIVENYSDMVIGSRFLPPNLGYQSSWVRRMGIHFFSGLISFLTGMTITDPTSGFRACNRKAIEIFAYDYPLDFPEPESVVELKKSKLRIVEVAVQMKKRVSGHSSIRYLKTLYYMIKVTCAILLRMIQTKKQVGDHGA; translated from the coding sequence ATGAGTTTAAAAGTTTTAATTATTGTTCCTGCGTTTAATGAAAGCGGAAATATTTCTCATGTTGTTGAAGATATCAAGTCATCCGGATTTCCTTGTGAGATTTTAGTGGTGGATGATGGATCGACTGACGATACTGCTTTGGTTGCACGTTTGGCCGGCGCTAATGTTGTGAGTTTGCCATTCAACCTCGGTATTGGTGGAGCTGTGCAAACTGGGTTTTTGTATGCGGCTCGATACGGATTTGATGTTGCAATCCAGTTTGATGGGGATGGACAGCATGATGCCCAGTTTTTGAATAATTTAATTAAGCCAATTGTAGAGAATTATTCGGACATGGTTATTGGCAGTCGATTTTTGCCACCAAATTTAGGATATCAATCTTCATGGGTTAGGCGCATGGGAATTCATTTTTTTTCAGGACTCATTAGTTTTCTAACAGGGATGACCATAACCGATCCAACTTCAGGATTTCGCGCTTGTAATCGAAAGGCGATAGAGATTTTTGCTTATGATTATCCTTTGGATTTTCCAGAGCCAGAATCAGTTGTAGAATTAAAAAAATCCAAGCTACGCATTGTTGAGGTTGCGGTGCAAATGAAAAAACGGGTCTCAGGACACTCTTCGATTCGATATTTGAAAACTTTATATTATATGATTAAAGTCACATGTGCGATTTTGCTGCGCATGATACAAACAAAAAAACAGGTAGGTGATCATGGCGCTTAA
- a CDS encoding F0F1 ATP synthase subunit delta: protein MLIILLQVFIMQIVVGAIVVFILKKILDYQLVELAIKTFKNVKLEPDDLKLGSILVGSPFSVSKKTQNRILELAEKKFERSMSIVIKKDKSLKGGMIIYLNSLIIDYSLVGRLKEGGIIRQI, encoded by the coding sequence ATGCTTATTATTCTCTTGCAAGTATTTATCATGCAGATTGTTGTTGGCGCTATTGTTGTGTTTATTTTAAAAAAAATATTGGATTATCAGCTTGTAGAGCTCGCAATAAAAACGTTTAAGAATGTAAAGCTTGAGCCCGATGATTTGAAGCTTGGAAGTATTCTTGTGGGATCTCCGTTTAGTGTATCAAAAAAGACTCAAAATCGTATTTTGGAATTAGCTGAAAAGAAATTTGAGCGATCAATGTCTATTGTGATAAAAAAGGACAAAAGTCTCAAAGGTGGGATGATTATTTATTTGAATAGCTTGATTATTGATTATAGTTTAGTGGGACGCTTGAAAGAGGGCGGGATTATTAGGCAAATATGA